The Nitrospinota bacterium genome includes the window CGGGGGCCGTCGAAATCGCAGAAGAATATGTTTTGCCACTGGGAGAGGCCAAGCTGTCCGTCGATAACAGGTATCGTCTCGGACGGGCCTATCAGACCCGCCTTTATGTGTGAGTCGCCGTTGCCGTCCTGTCTGTCGTGGAGCCAGACCCCTTTGGGGATTATCTTCCGAAGAAAGTCGATCACGTCGGTCGGGACCGAGGGGTCCCAGTTCTCCTGGATCATGATCGCCGAAGTAGCCCCCTGCGCGTAGAGCGACATGATGCCGTTCCTTACTCCGCTTTTCGAAACGATGCTCCTTGCATCTTTTGTGATGTCGATAAGTTCTTCCCTTTTTGTGGAGTGAACCGTGATTATTTCTCTCATTCGGGGATTATATTGGAAATCCGGGTGTGAAATAAACGGCAGGATCAAGGGGGGGTCAAATATTCTTTTTTACAGCCTCGAGGGTGGTGAATGAACCGGTGACGAGAAGCATGCGTGGCGAGGAGTTTTTGGCGATGCTTTTCATTTCATGATGTTCGATATGTACAGCTTTTATTCCAGCTTTTCTGGCGTATGGCAACAGCGCGTTTGCGGGAACCGCACGAAAATCGTCCGGCGTGATACATGCCATCGAAGCGGTAACCGGAGCAAGCATCTTGAGCATCATGCGGAAATTTTTTCCTCTGAGTACCCCGAAAATAATATCGAATTTCCTGTTCGGGTAAATTGCCTTCAGGTTGGAGACGAGAAGTTTTACCGCCGCCGGGTTGTGAGCGGCGTCGAAAATAAGCGTGCGCTTCTTTCGTTTAACTATTTCGAAACGTCCCGGAAGCCGGGTGCGGGAAACAGCTTTTGCTATGGCTTTTTCACTAATCGTAAGCCCCGAAACAAGAACGGCCTGCACTGCGACGGCGGAGTTGATCAACTGATGCGCTCCCGGCATGCATGGCGAGAGTTTGAACCGTTCACCTTTGGAGGAGAGGAATTCCCCTTTATCGGTAATCGAGAAATTCTTTCCAAGAAAGAGAGGGGTGGTACCTCTCTTTTTCGAGATATCGTGTATCACTTTTACTGCCTGCGGGGTTTTGTCGCCGAAGACGACCGGCCGCCCCCTTTTAATGATCCCGGCTTTTTCGTAGGCTATGCTCCCGATAGTATTGCCGAGAAAGGCGGTGTGCTCTTTTGAAATGTTCGTAATTACCGAAACGAGGGGATCAATGACGTTAGTGGCGTCGAACCGCCCCCCCATACCGGTTTCCATCACAGCAACGTCCACGCCGGTCTCCACGAAACAGCAGAAGGCGAGCGCGGTGGTCCACTCAAAAAAGGTTATATTTTTTGGGCACGGGATCCCTTTCTTATCTGCAGAATCGTAAAGCCTCCCCATCCTGTTAAGCGTTTTTACAATTACCTGCTTGGAGACCATTCTGCCGTTTATCTGTATCCGTTCACGGTAGTCAACGAGGTGGGGCGAAAAGAATGCGCCAGTCTTATATCCAGATT containing:
- a CDS encoding bifunctional folylpolyglutamate synthase/dihydrofolate synthase; amino-acid sequence: MFKDKTFSLLMKELYGYKRLGMRPSLPPVKQLLAILGNPQKKIDFIHVAGTNGKGSTTAYIASILAESGYKTGAFFSPHLVDYRERIQINGRMVSKQVIVKTLNRMGRLYDSADKKGIPCPKNITFFEWTTALAFCCFVETGVDVAVMETGMGGRFDATNVIDPLVSVITNISKEHTAFLGNTIGSIAYEKAGIIKRGRPVVFGDKTPQAVKVIHDISKKRGTTPLFLGKNFSITDKGEFLSSKGERFKLSPCMPGAHQLINSAVAVQAVLVSGLTISEKAIAKAVSRTRLPGRFEIVKRKKRTLIFDAAHNPAAVKLLVSNLKAIYPNRKFDIIFGVLRGKNFRMMLKMLAPVTASMACITPDDFRAVPANALLPYARKAGIKAVHIEHHEMKSIAKNSSPRMLLVTGSFTTLEAVKKNI
- a CDS encoding secondary thiamine-phosphate synthase enzyme YjbQ yields the protein MREIITVHSTKREELIDITKDARSIVSKSGVRNGIMSLYAQGATSAIMIQENWDPSVPTDVIDFLRKIIPKGVWLHDRQDGNGDSHIKAGLIGPSETIPVIDGQLGLSQWQNIFFCDFDGPRSNRRVVCTVISDD